One Papaver somniferum cultivar HN1 chromosome 10, ASM357369v1, whole genome shotgun sequence genomic window carries:
- the LOC113316181 gene encoding putative F-box protein At1g71320 — protein MNTELYNTIIANNHPDDGPLKRLSHPVIGSCNSLVCFYVYHDNIQDPVYIINPETGQYIHLPQKYMLPEECVGRINVLGGFGYCRSSDQYKVVRIDPDGKLEVNTLGDKMGWRNVEHIYVCFCGGESGVYANGCIFWLVYKDTIKELLSFNLRSETFSTHSLPPNHIPGGNVPVDQFPAVGMMLFWVTLFVYNMHSQQENRIYFWTLDENNKDLSTPADEPGHLIWRRRFSINLPKQNNDWLTYNPIALGNNNDVLLWDN, from the coding sequence ATGAACACGGAACTTTATAACACTATCATAGCTAACAATCACCCAGATGATGGACCACTTAAAAGATTATCACACCCAGTGATCGGGTCGTGCAACAGTCTTGTGTGTTTCTATGTTTACCACGACAACATCCAAGATCCTGTTTATATTATAAATCCAGAAACAGGTCAGTACATTCATCTCCCTCAAAAATATATGCTTCCGGAGGAATGTGTTGGACGAATAAACGTGTTAGGAGGTTTCGGCTACTGTCGAAGTTCTGATCAATACAAGGTTGTTCGAATTGACCCTGACGGAAAATTGGAAGTCAACACTCTCGGCGATAAGATGGGATGGAGAAATGTTGAACATATTTATGTATGTTTTTGTGGAGGTGAATCCGGTGTATATGCGAATGGGTGTATTTTTTGGCTGGTCTACAAGGACACAATTAAGGAAttattgtctttcaatttgaggAGTGAGACATTCAGCACACATTCATTACCGCCCAATCATATACCTGGGGGTAATGTCCCTGTGGATCAATTCCCAGCCGTTGGGATGATGTTGTTTTGGGTTACTCTCTTCGTGTACAACATGCATAGTCAGCAAGAAAACCGTATATATTTCTGGACGCTAGACGAGAATAACAAGGATTTATCCACACCTGCCGATGAACCCGGACATTTGATTTGGAGACGCCGGTTTAGCATTAACTTACCAAAGCAAAATAATGATTGGCTAACTTATAACCCGATTGCTCTGGGTAATAACAACGACGTCCTGTTATGGGACAATTGA